The following are from one region of the Natronosporangium hydrolyticum genome:
- a CDS encoding sodium:solute symporter family protein, translating to MSDIQLWTFVFIGLSFGVYIYIAWRSRVKETAGFYVAGRGVPTVANGAAVAADWMSAASFISMAGLIAFLGSDGSIYLMGWTGGYVLLALLIAPYLRKWGKFTVPEFVGDRYSELVRTIAAVAAILISFTYVVGQMRGGGIVFSRFLNLEIAGGVMVAAAIIFIYAVLGGMKGITWTQVAQYSVLIVAYLIPAIAVAQQMTNLPIPQVTFGQILNELNAISVELGLNQYTEAFAARPQIDVFLVTMSLMIGTAGLPHVIIRFYTTKTVRGARYSAFWALFFIALLYTTAPAVGAFTKLNLLRDVQGVGVEDLPAWIENWAATGLVSVADGVDTVQSVSNDPGAGADLTVNNDILVLASPEIAGLPAPIVGLVAAGGMAAAMSTAAGLLLVISSSVSHDLYFRRVKKAATDRQRLLAGRIAMAFAVVIAVIGGINPPAFVAQVVAFAFGLAAASFFPIIVLGIFWKRCNATGAAAGMVAGLLFTISYMVYTLDVFGTSANPHIFDISPEAIGTIGAVVNFVVTIVVSKLTAPPPAHLSELVEELRYPAARRRPAGEEARQG from the coding sequence GTGAGCGACATCCAGCTCTGGACGTTCGTCTTTATCGGACTTTCGTTCGGCGTCTATATCTATATCGCCTGGCGCAGCCGGGTGAAGGAGACCGCGGGCTTCTACGTCGCCGGCCGGGGCGTACCTACGGTGGCCAACGGCGCCGCGGTCGCCGCCGACTGGATGTCGGCCGCCTCGTTCATCTCGATGGCTGGGCTGATCGCCTTCCTCGGCTCGGACGGTTCCATCTACCTGATGGGCTGGACCGGCGGCTACGTACTGTTGGCCCTGCTGATCGCGCCTTACCTGCGTAAGTGGGGCAAGTTCACGGTGCCCGAGTTCGTCGGTGACCGGTACTCGGAACTGGTCCGGACGATCGCCGCGGTCGCCGCGATCCTGATCTCGTTTACCTATGTGGTCGGTCAGATGCGTGGTGGCGGCATCGTCTTCAGCCGCTTCCTCAACCTGGAGATCGCCGGTGGGGTGATGGTCGCCGCGGCGATCATCTTCATCTACGCGGTGCTCGGTGGCATGAAGGGGATCACCTGGACCCAGGTCGCGCAGTATTCGGTGCTGATCGTCGCCTATCTGATCCCGGCGATCGCGGTGGCGCAGCAGATGACCAACCTGCCGATCCCGCAGGTGACCTTCGGGCAGATACTCAACGAACTCAACGCGATCAGCGTCGAGTTGGGGCTGAATCAATATACCGAAGCCTTCGCGGCCCGACCTCAGATCGACGTCTTCCTGGTCACTATGTCCCTGATGATAGGCACCGCGGGGTTGCCCCACGTCATCATCAGGTTCTACACCACCAAGACAGTACGCGGGGCCCGCTACTCGGCCTTCTGGGCGCTGTTCTTCATCGCCCTGCTCTACACCACGGCTCCCGCGGTCGGCGCCTTCACCAAGCTGAACCTGCTGCGTGACGTGCAGGGCGTCGGGGTCGAAGACCTGCCCGCCTGGATCGAGAACTGGGCAGCCACCGGGCTGGTCAGCGTAGCCGACGGCGTCGACACGGTGCAGTCGGTGAGCAACGACCCCGGCGCCGGGGCCGACCTGACCGTCAACAACGACATCTTGGTGCTCGCCAGCCCGGAGATCGCCGGGCTACCCGCGCCGATCGTCGGATTGGTGGCGGCCGGCGGCATGGCGGCGGCGATGTCCACCGCGGCCGGGTTGCTGCTGGTGATCTCCTCGTCGGTCTCCCACGACCTCTACTTCCGGCGGGTCAAGAAGGCCGCCACCGACCGGCAGCGGCTGCTCGCCGGGCGGATCGCGATGGCGTTCGCGGTGGTGATCGCGGTGATCGGCGGGATCAACCCGCCGGCGTTCGTGGCGCAGGTGGTCGCCTTCGCGTTCGGGCTAGCGGCGGCGAGCTTCTTCCCGATCATCGTGCTCGGCATCTTCTGGAAGCGATGTAACGCCACCGGGGCCGCCGCCGGCATGGTCGCCGGACTGCTGTTCACGATCAGCTACATGGTCTACACATTGGATGTCTTCGGCACCTCGGCGAATCCGCACATCTTCGACATCAGCCCGGAGGCGATCGGCACGATCGGGGCGGTGGTCAACTTCGTGGTCACGATCGTCGTGTCGAAGCTGACGGCACCACCACCGGCGCACCTGTCGGAGCTGGTGGAGGAGCTGCGCTACCCAGCGGCCCGCCGCCGCCCGGCCGGGGAGGAGGCCCGCCAGGGCTGA
- a CDS encoding DUF4212 domain-containing protein, producing the protein MSEVTREHEQREGEGEPPPPEDNSWRQGYWRRNLRLMVILLVIWFVVSFGFGVLLVEPLNEIVIAGFPLGFWFAQQGSIYTFVVLILVYAVLMDRLDDRYGVSERDEEGKRL; encoded by the coding sequence ATGAGTGAGGTAACGCGCGAGCACGAGCAGCGCGAAGGCGAGGGCGAACCGCCACCGCCGGAGGACAACAGCTGGCGCCAGGGCTACTGGCGGCGGAACCTCCGGTTGATGGTGATCCTGCTCGTCATCTGGTTCGTGGTCTCCTTCGGGTTCGGGGTGCTGCTGGTCGAACCCCTGAACGAGATCGTGATCGCCGGCTTCCCGCTGGGCTTCTGGTTCGCCCAGCAGGGCTCCATCTACACCTTCGTGGTGCTGATTCTGGTCTACGCCGTACTCATGGATCGGCTCGACGACCGGTACGGGGTCAGCGAGCGCGACGAGGAGGGGAAGCGGCTGTGA